The genomic stretch ttggcaaacctcacatatttcatgaaaataacaaatccccctgaaacaaaacaaacaattacctgtccaacagaaagagagcaacctctgcatcacttttcaagcccttcacatgccccagttgtctccaccgctcaaacgccacACTGATGTTGACTcagtccgacttctttcttcaTCCAGAGCCTTTTTTCGTTGCAGCCTttcctgcctcaggctttcttttccttgcctttttagcggggtgagctgttacaagtaatgctggctgcattttctctgccattgtaaccaaatgaacgtcttctcctgcaactcgtatttctgcagaggagtgtgctgaatatttctggcatcagtgaaacgtaaggTGTGCACACGCGGAgtagggagggacagaggacgagacatgaaggcatctgaccaatctgtgcatctgaccaatccgtgctgtcCGGGCCGGACGGCACgaattggtcagatttttctcagtcctacagctgccacagaggtccgattattttcgttcctttttctgaatacataatgtattgactactctcaggatagcaggatcatttcaccctgtataacaaaatgtgtttctgaacaacattacagaccctagctttaaggaCATTAGAATTGCAAACACATGACATGCCCTATGTATCTCACTTCATGGGACGCTTCATGCCATTACAGTTCGTGGCTGGTTGttatgatatatatacatagaaataataatataataatacagTTCTGTGCCTTGACAGTTCTGTCAGGTTATGGCTGTTTGACGGTTACTCACTCCCAACTGTTTGACTCCCAACTTCAGGAGCCCAATTTTAAGGTCTGACACATTTCCTGGCCTCAACTACTTAAATCAGGCCTTTGTTTTGCTATGATACATTTTACATTAGAGAGAggaattttaatgaaaagttacGAAAGAAGGTTTTGTTCCACAATCACTATATAGATGTACTTAACTGACTCAATGGGGAGGTCAGTTTTATAGTCCATTGTGTACTTCCCCTATAAATGAATGCTCAGAGCAACAACacaggcaataaaaacacaaagaatatTGTAGTAGTGCAATCACTTTTATGCTATCAGGGAATCCTAAAGTACAGTATGTTGCCAACAATGTCCAAGTGAACTTGTTAGATATTTTGGTTGGTATTTGATGATATAAGAATGACACTCAAAAATAAACCTTACAGAGTAGCCTTAAAAGTTGCAAACACATTGCTGCTTTAATTAGTCAGCAAGGCGTAACACTGCAGGTTCTGGGCTTGTCCTTTTCACAGGTCTATAGACCTGCAGCATTGCTTTAAATTATTTACAAACAGTGATACATATAAATCAATcgaacaaacagacaaaaatgacAGGAGTATCAGGCAGTTGTAACCCAGATTAGTCACTCCTGAAAATCAAAGGAGAAATCTGGTGTGGGAGCCTAGTATATCCTGAAGGTCATCCCAGATTATCGGTCAATAGGGGTGTGAGGGGTGCATAGATCTTTTCTTAAACCTCCTGAACTGCTCCAGACTCATCAGGGGTCAATAAATATCAAACCGGTTTGATGTTTAGGATTCAAAATCTGGACGACCACTATTGTCATCACGTCAGTGCTTTCACAACAGCCAATAAGAGAGATATCCTGAAGCAGCTGATGGTGTTGCTAAGCAAGTTTAAAACAACCCTTGCCCttgaggctaacattagctagcatactTCTGTTGACAGATAATAAAACTGACAGTTAAAGTCTCACCATCTGTTCTCACAAAAGAATAGACAGATGACCACATCTCCCAGACCATTTGACCATCCAGACtcatttcttttgctctttcaTTTCTTAATGCAAAGAATTATCATTTCTACAAGAGTTGTCCCTGTCTGTTTACTTTTAGCTCTGCCTGGCACAGTAATCTTTACAATATTCTGAAATGTGTGATATGCCATTATTTTTAAGTATTGTAGTGTGTGCAGGATTGAGATTAGAGAGAACAACATCTGTGAACATTCTCATTATGTCTGTAATGGAACCAGATTTCACAGTCGGATTTTGAAAGTCCTGTAGTGTGAGCGAAGCTTGAGatgcactttagacacagacgTAGACAAGCTGGCACAGCGATGCTACGACAGACACTTTTACATGGAAACTCACAACTTAAAGTCTTGCATTTAGAATTTAGAATCTGTTGTTACTCTTTGTGTCCCAGGACACATGTGTATATGTCATTAAAGGAATGTGGTTACTTAGACAGCCTGTTAGACACACAGTGTCATTCTGCTATTTGGGGGAAGATATTTTGAGAACCTTGTTTATAGGGATTTTAGTACTTGAACTTTAATAATCTGTTTTACAGTAATCATCACTGAAACCCCTTGTATGTCTGTTTGCAGGCTCTAGCTGATGAGTTTCTTGAGGGCTCTTTGCTGTTAGACCCCTTCCTCGAACGCTTCCTCTCCCTGCGCTCCCTCGCTCACAAAAGACGGGTGCGGATAGACAAACTTCAGGAGATCCTGCGACAGAGGAGTGAGTGCAACCCCACggccatgacatcatcagcaggCATTAGCCAGGACCCTGCTGCCATGCCCTCACCATGGAAccaacagacaacaacaacaacaacaacaaatcagcAGCAGCCGAACTCCAAACCTCAGTCCTCCAGCTACCAAAACGCCTCGCAGCCAGCTTCCTCTACTGCATCTGGCCTCCCCTACAGCCCATACCCCGTCACCCCCTCAAACCCTGCCCCTGCGGCGGCAGCAAGCTCTGGTCACAACAACCAACCATCACAATTTCCTCCGTACCCAGGTTCTGGCTCACCTTTCACTCCAGCAGGGAGTTTCTCCGGCCCCAGGCCTGCTTTTGGGCCTCCGTCCTCAGCTGCCTGCCCTTACCCAGCTCAGCCCTCCTTCCCTACCCCACACCCAGGCTCAGCATTCGGCCAGTACACCCCGAGCCACCCCCAGAGTGGCCCTGCGCCCTACCCGGCCTCCTACAGCTATGGCGGCTACAGCTACCAAGCCGGGCCCTCCTATCCCAATTCTCAGTCGCCAACGGGGAGACCAATGTATAGACCAGGATATGGAGTTCCACAGCCATACTCCTGAAAGCACTACTTGTCCTCTGTCTCGATTCTTCTTCTCAATTCTTCCCTTCTTTGCTGTTTCACCCTTTtcttccccctccctccctgaaCTCCAGCCTCCTTACCCAtattccctctcctcttcttgtctttttaccttttctacACTCTCTCTTCCTGCCTCCTATTCTCCCAGATTCAAGAGGTCTCTTGCTTTACTTATCTTTGTTGCactatttctctctttctctaatTATCAATCTGTTGTTCTCCCAGttcgtctcctctctccttttccctTTCTCTGTCACCCTACAGCCCACCAACTCCCCCACACTAGTCTCAGGTTGTTGCGTTGTGTTTAATTGTTAAAAACCTTGTATCGTCATACACTCACTGGCTCCCATCACTCCCTCCCTCATCCTTTTCCAtttcaagtgtgtgtttgttgctaTTTGGCAATCAGAAAGTCCTTATAAACACACAAGTGCACTCCCTCTTAtgacaaatacatgaaaaaaacctGTCTTTGTAACACTGCATCAGTGTCCAGTTGCTGTCTGACCAGACTGTCtgattcacattatttattattcatgagCATGGTCTGACTAAGAAAACAACTGGTAGCGGAAAGTCTATGTCCTGGGCTAGTTTAATTAATGATCTGATAATTAAATTGAAAAAGTGGATGGCTATCACAAACTGTGGCTCTCATAATAAGTTCAGTGTAGTTGCAGGGAACCATATTTCCAGCTGTAGCTGCCTGGTCCATCAACTCTTCCAGAAACCTGCTGACTCCAAACATCAATGTGGCAGGTGGATTTCATTATGCACAGTGGGCCGAAGAACCATCTGTAAGTCCAGAAACAAGTCACCCTTTAGTTTCTTTTACCAAAGAACCCTGTGACAGTGCTTTGCTTTCTCCTTTATAGTTcaacactgaaaaagaaagtgaGGTGCAGCTGTGCTTTCCTTCCCTTCATTGTAAAGGCCCAGTCAAACCAGAAGTGGCAAAGCAAAGAAGTTTGGTGACACAGTGAAAACTGGTTTATTCATTGTGGTATTTTGTTCTTAGGATTTTTAATCATTAACAGGAGTCAAACATGTTAGCAGCCATTGTAAATGTCTCTCAATAAGCCACGTGGCAGCCTGGTGCTGAGACTATAGAGAAGAGGCCCCGGCAACAGTTCTGGAAATTACCCAAAGGCTATTTTTAAACCACACCTTCTTAGACATGCTATGTTTTCCATAGTGCATGACAGCACTACATGCAAGTCAGAGAAATTTAATCAcgtttttattgaaaaatgaatacaagcaaaagtttacagctgctgaacCAATTTACTTTATTCcctttggccacttgggggcagcagataGCTTGTTCTAATGTAAGAACATTGAAAGAGTATGACCGTGTAAAGCTGAAATGCCGATTGAGACAGTTGTTTATATCCACGTCCAGTTGACACGGAGCAACAATAGCATCAATTTGGAGTCATTATCTGGTATGGTTTCCATTcccaaaaaacatatttaaaaaataccaAGTTGGTGAATcagcacaatgaaaaaaaaataggctcTTAGAAGACTATGCAGCATTTGGACATATTTCACTGTCACTGGTTACACATAGGCATCTAATGCACTGTcattaaaaataatgattaGAGCAGCTTTAAGACATGGTCGGGTCTGTAACAAACCTTTCTTTCCCAGGTATCGTGAATTTCTAATAACTTCCCCAGAGCGTGTTTCCATTCCTTTACCCAAATAAAGATGGCAAGTAGACTTGTACAGATTTTTCAGTTCTAGTAGTTAGTAGTCTCTGGTAGCATATCCTACAATTTTAGTTTTGTGTacctttttttagttttgtagCTTATTCcacaataaatacaaactgCTAGCAAAACAAGGTAGGAAGGGGGTACTGCCAGATGTTTGTGAAGTGTTAAAGATCCTGCTGCTGTGGAAGGCAGATGTTTGCGACAACATTCAGATAACTAGCCTGAGTTGCTTAAGTTACAGATGGCCCACCTGTCAAACAAATCCAACACCAATTCCACAACGGtgcttgagttttttttcagattctaTTCGCATTTGAAATGCTTGAGTTGAGTTTGTTCGGGGGGACTTTGGAATTTGACAATTTCCAGCAACTAAATAGAACTAGGCAGGTTTTTACCAGAAATGCAGATACCCCACTGATAGAGTATGGTGTTTTGTGCTCGAAGcaggtaaaatcaaaaaagtcTTAATGTGGGTTAAAGGTGTTGGTGAAGAAATCTAGATAGTTTGATTGAGATTTTGGGGGAGTTAGGGACGATGTAGTCCTATAGAATCATCCTTGACCTGAGACAATGATACCTGCTGGAGTCTCTGTCGTTCAGACCAGTTTGAATCCCAACAGAACCAAACATGTTTCCACTTTTTTGCTCCCACTTTGTCTGTATCCTCCTAACTAACACTCCTCTGTCCTCACCTCCTTTACAccaccttcttcctcttccactccACATCTGCTCGTTGAACATGAACTGATGCTTGACAATTATTATCAgaagaaaaaagttttatttctaTAACTTTATCATCGAAAATACATATGGTCTTGTATAGTTTAATTGAGTGAAAATATAAAGGTTGGTGATCAGTTCTGTGTCAATTAAATCAATTCAAATAGAAATTGCAAAGTAGGTAACTGATGACGGATGATTCATGTTTGGTTTAGTGCTCTAAACTTGTGTTACACTTTTGAAGAGCTACCAAACTAGAATATCCcatgaaaatgtaatatttacaaagtcaaaacagcatctgtccAGTGGGCAAATTGGAGCAAATTCATAGATTCTGTAAGAATGTCAGGACGTTTGTCTTTAAACTACAGTACCAATATTGTTACATGCAGTGTTTCAAAACATAATGATACTCCTTTCATCAGGGAGCCGAACTCAATCTTGAAGTGATTGAATTGAATCCAAATTGGTGCCAGCCTCTAAAATACTGTACTATGATTAACACTCCCCAAATGCAAAGTAATGGAATAACTGAAGGCAGCTCAAATTGAGTACTGAATTGTGAGGTCATAATTGAATCTGTTGTTAAGTTAGTTTGAAACATATAAAAGCAGCAAGGTGATAAAGTTAGAAGGTAGTTGTACTGAAGCAGTTAGTGTTTGTGTCATTGAAGGGAGGGGTTGTGTGTCATATACACAACaaagcagcaacacacagcttTTATCAGCTCTTTCCATCTTTGGCCCACAACACTGCATGTGTCCCAGAGAGTTTTCCCAGAGAATTTTAAAGAGAATAATTTGCTTCCTTTTTACACTCGAAGGGCCTTTTACCTGCTTGGTTCTTTAATAGAGCTGTGAGTGGTGCCTGAACCTCAGTAAAAGTTATTCCCTGCCCTGCCACAGCAGTGTGTCTTTGCAGCCAATCAGTGATCTCATGAAGGCCTCTGTTCCATTAATGTGCACTATACATCTGTATGTCTTCAACACCAAGAAGACGACTGTGGGTGCCATTGGTAAAAGGAAATATCTTtcatttttctaaattattatTTCTGTCCCGAACTTGAGTTTTCTCTTCAGCTGTTAGTTATCACTCAGAATCCATGAAATACTACTAACTGAACTTTAAGACACACGTTTCTGTATTCATTTTGTCCTCTTAATTGTTTATGCTTAAAACCTCTTATTGTTTTGCTGAATGGACTGTGTTATAAAGTTGATCTACCATGTCCACACATCTCAGC from Sparus aurata chromosome 1, fSpaAur1.1, whole genome shotgun sequence encodes the following:
- the vps37c gene encoding vacuolar protein sorting-associated protein 37C, with translation MEKLQDLSQSELQELLDNPERVESMALESDEIQNIQLEREMALASNRSLAEQNLDVKPRLESQKEVLVERYSQLEAVRETYRQHCSLRDGMVGQVSPEALFTRLQTEGSKTEAESEALADEFLEGSLLLDPFLERFLSLRSLAHKRRVRIDKLQEILRQRSECNPTAMTSSAGISQDPAAMPSPWNQQTTTTTTTNQQQPNSKPQSSSYQNASQPASSTASGLPYSPYPVTPSNPAPAAAASSGHNNQPSQFPPYPGSGSPFTPAGSFSGPRPAFGPPSSAACPYPAQPSFPTPHPGSAFGQYTPSHPQSGPAPYPASYSYGGYSYQAGPSYPNSQSPTGRPMYRPGYGVPQPYS